Proteins from one Salvelinus sp. IW2-2015 linkage group LG32, ASM291031v2, whole genome shotgun sequence genomic window:
- the kcnab1b gene encoding voltage-gated potassium channel subunit beta-1: protein MHNQDQTGVGVVSWSPLACGIITGKYENGIPECSRASMKPYAWLKEKIVSEEGRKQQAKLKELTTISEKLGCTLPQLAIAWCLRNEGVSSVLLGTSNPIQLIENLRAMEARSISHIVYFFPLREEGLP, encoded by the exons ATGCACAACCAGGATCAGACTG GTGTGGGTGTGGTCTCCTGGTCACCTCTAGCCTGTGGAATCATCACTGGGAAGTATGAGAATGGCATCCCAGAATGCTCCAGGGCCTCCATGAAG cCGTACGCCTGGTTAAAGGAGAAGATAGTGAGCGAAGAAGGGAGGAAACAACAGGCCAAGCTGAAGGAGCTCACTACCATCTCTGAAAAGCTGGGCTGCACTCTGCCACAATTAGCTATCG cctggTGTCTGAGAAATGAAGGAGTGAGCTCAGTGCTGCTGGGAACATCCAACCCCATCCAGCTTATAGAGAACCTGAGGGCCATGGAGGCAAGGAGCATCTCTCATATAGTTTACTTTTTTCCATTAAGGGAAGAAGGACTACCTTGA